CGGGCAACGCAAGTGGGCGCCGGATAACACCGCAAGCAGTGATATCCGGCAACTCGGTCTGGCTGCCGACCAGATGACGGTTCAACAGAAAACCGCGGTCGAATCGAAGCTCGCGGAAGAACTCAGGCGCAAGCCCGCAAATCCACTCGATGCGCGGCTACTTCAGGATGTTGTGCACTATGTGCTTCAGTCCGGATCCAGCGGTTCGCCCGATCGATATCTCGCGCAAAAGGCGTTCGACGGACTTGCACTGCCTTCGCTGAAGCTTCGGGAAACGGGTGAAGCGGAGCCGAACTCGCGTACGTTCAATAGCACTTTGCCGTCGTTCGCTGAAAGCACGTATGACTACGGTCCGCTCGGGAGAACCTTGTTGTGGCAAGGCGCGTGTCAGCTGTTCAGCGGTCCGGCGCGCGACGAACGCAGCCGCCGGCTGGAGAAGGTCATATTCAGCTTTCCCAACCCGCCCGAGCCGGGCAAGCCGAAACTCGAAGGTCCGATGGACTTCATCACGGCAGTCGATGCGTTAAACGTGTACGAGCCGGTAGACGTTAATTCACTGCGTGATCAACAGAATGGCCGTCAGCCCACCTAGTGTGCGCTTCAGCTTAACAGGCAGGCATATCGATGCCGGTCGCGTCTTGCACGCGGCGCTCGCTCATTGCTCAAGCGGCCTGCGCTCCATCTGCGCATCGAGCGTCTGCGAATCGGCCCGCGCATCGCGCGACGCATAGGCAGCATCGCGATACTTCGCCGACAGCACACCCCAGCGACGCGCCCATAGCGACGTGACGATCGGCGTCAGCAGCGCGGTCACGACAACCGAGGTCGCAACCAGGGCCGTCGCGGCCGGCGCAACCGCCGCATAACGCGGCTCGATACCCGCGATGATCTGCGGCACCGCGACCGCGGCGCCCGCCGTCGAACACGCGCCCACGCCCGCCGTGCCGTTGCCTTTCGCGAGAAAAATATCGGCGAGCACGAGCGTCGTGCCGGTTACGAGCATGACGCAGACGCCGACCAGAATCCCAAGCAGGCCCGTGTTCGCGATCACCGCGAAATCGAGGTTGTTGCCGAGCGCGAAAGCGAAGAACGGCACCATCACGGGCACGGCCGAACCAAAGAAGCGTCGCAGTTCGGGATCGAGATTGCCGAGCGCGAAGCCGATCAGAAACGGCAGCAGCGCGCCGAACAGCGTTGCATACGGAAAGCTCGCGAGGCCCGCAATGCCGAGCGTGACCATCGTCATGAACGGCCCCGATTCGAGCGACATCAGGCAGAACGCACCGGCTTCCTCTTTGGTGCCGTATTGCTGCATCAGCGCCATATAGAGGCCGCCGTTGGTCTCGTTCATCACGCAGATCACGGTCAGCGCGGAGAGGCCCGTGAGGAATCCGGACGTGATGCCGCCCGGCGGGAGGAAGTGCGAGGCGATCACGCCGGCAAGCGCGGCGGTCGCCACTTTGGTCACGACGAGCACGCCGCTTTTGCGCAGCACGACCGGCGTCGCCTTCAGGCTGATGCTCGCGCCCATACAGAAGAACCAGACGGCGAGAATCGGCAGCGTGCCGGTGATCAGCGCATTCGAAAACGAGCCGAGATATTTGCCCGCGTGCGGCGCGAACGTGTGCACGCACGCGCCGAGCAGCAGCGGAACCAGCATCAGTCCGCCGGGAATGCGGTCGATCGCTTGCTTGATCTTCATGCGGAGTGCTCCTCCACGAAACGGGTCGTGCCCGATCGGTTGTTATGGGTTGCGCCGCCGGGCGTCGTGCGCCCTACGCGATGCTGGACTGCAATTTAGCACCGACATGAAACAGCGTTCTAAAAATATTGGCGTTCCTGCGTCATCGTTTACACCTACGTAATGGATGTCTTCGGCATACCCATATTGCATCGGGCATTCACGCGGATTGGATGTGCATAAAGTGGCGTGCTAGAGCGTGAACAATTTCGGACCGATGTTCCGAAAATAATCGATTCATGCTCTAATGCGCGGCAGACGGCGCATGCCGCGATCCTTGTTCCGGATGGAGACAACCGATGGACGTTCGCCAAAGCATCCACAGCGAGCACGCGAAAACGCTCGATACCGCGGGGCTGCGCAAACAGTTTCTCGTCGAAAATATGTTCGAGCCGGATGCGCTGAAGCTCACGTATAGCCATATCGACCGCATCATCGTCGGCGGCGCGCTGCCGGTGTCGCGGCCGGTCGAGGTGTCGGCGTCGCTCGGCAAGGCGATCGGCGTCAACACTCTGCTCGAGCGGCGCGAACTCGGCGCGATCAATATCGGCGGCGCCGGATGGGTCGAGGTGGACGGCAAGCGCTTCGAGGTCGGCAACGAAGAAGCGTTGTATATCGGGCAGGGCGCGCAGTCGGTCACGTTCGGCAGCGTCGATGCGGCGCGGCCCGCGAAGTTCTATCTGAATTGTGCGCCCGCGCACACGTCGTATCCGACCCGCCGCATCACGCTCGCCGAAGCGTCGCCGGAAACCTTGGGCGACCCGAAGACGAGCAATCGCCGCACGATTCACAAGTTCATCGTGCCCGAGGTCGTACAGACCTGCCAGCTATCGATGGGCATGACAAAGCTCGAGGAAGGCAACCTCTGGAACACGATGCCGTGTCATACGCATGACCGCCGCATGGAGGTGTACTTCTACTTCAATCTTGCGGACGACGCGGCGGTCTTTCACATGATGGGCGAGCCGCACGAAACGCGGCACATTCTCGTGCACAACGAACAGGCCGTGATTTCACCAAGCTGGTCGATTCATTCCGGTGTCGGCACGCGCGCGTACACGTTTATCTGGGGGATGGTCGGCGAGAACCTCGTGTTCAAGGACATGGACCACGTCGCGGTCGCGGACCTGCGCTAACGGCGCGGTGAACGGAAGGACACGGATATGCAGACCGCGCCGCCGGTAACGACGCAGATGAGCACGCCAATCAGCGCGCCGATGAGCACGCCCATAAGCGCCAGCCTGTTCGATCTGACCGGCAAGGTCGCGATCGTGACGGGCAGCAACACGGGCCTTGGAGCGGGCATGGCAATCGCGCTCGCGCGGGCCGGCTGCGACATCGTCGGCGTTTATCACAGCGCGCCTGGCGATACGCCGGGCGTGATACGCGAAATCGGGCGGCGCTGTGTCGATGTGCAGGCGGATCTCGGCACGATCGAACCCGTCGCGCGCATCGTGCGCGAGGCGCTCGACGCGTACGGGCGCATCGATGTGCTGATCAATAACGCGGGCACGATTCGCCGCAACGACGCGCTCGATTTCACCGAAGCAGACTGGGACGCGGTAACCGGTGTCAACCTCAAGACCGTGTTCTTTCTCGCCCAGGCCGTCGCGCGGCAGTTCGTCGTGCAGAAGAGCGGCGGCAAGATTATCAATATCGCGTCGATGCTGTCGTTTCAGGGCGGCGTGCGCGTGTCGTCGTATACGGCCGCGAAAAGCGGCGTGCTCGGTCTGACACGCCTGCTCGCGAACGAATGGGCCGAACGCGGCATCAATGTCAATGCGATCGCGCCCGGCTATATGGCCACGCGCAATACGGAGCCGCTGCGCGACGATACACGCCGCAGCGGCGAAATCCTCGCGCGCATTCCCGCGGGCCGCTGGGGCGCACCCGGCGATCTCGCCGGGCCCGTCGTGTTTCTGGCTTCTGCCGCATCGGACTACGTGCACGGCCATACGCTTGCCGTCGACGGCGGGTGGCTCGGGCGCTGATCTCTTGTATTGGCCTGAATACGTCGCGCGCGCATGCAAAAGCGCTATCCTCTCGTTCCAGGGAGAATCAACGGATGATCAAACATGCGAGTGGCAGCGAGAAAGATTAAAGCCGACGAGAAAGTCGGCGATATCGCATTGGCCGGCGGCGCGGAACTCGCCGCGGACGGCGGCGGCGAACGCGGCGAATCGGTCGCGGCCGTCAACAAGGTGTTCGCCATCCTGCAAGCGCTCGGCGCAAATAGCGAAATCGGCATCAGCGAACTGTCGCAGCGTCTCGTGATGTCGAAGAGTACCGTGCACCGCTTCCTGCAGACACTCAAGAGCCTCGGCTATGTCGCGCAGGAAGAGGACACCGACCGCTATCGTCTGACCATCAAACTGTTCGAACTCGGTTCAAAGGCGCTTGAAAGTGTCGACCTCGTGCGCGAAGCCGATGTGCAGATGCGCCGTCTTTCGCAACTGACGCGCGAAGCGATTCACCTCGGCGCATTCGACGAAAACAGCATTGTTTATATCCACAAGATCGACGCCGACTACGACCTGCGCATGCAATCGCGCATCGGGCGGCGTAATCCGCTCTACAGCACGGCGATCGGCAAGGTGCTGCTTGCGTGGATGGAACCCGACGAGGCACGCAACGTGCTAGCACAAGTGGTGTTCCGCAAGTCGACGCAGAAGACACTGGCGTCGGCCGAAGCCGTGCTGAGCATTCTGCCGCATGTGCGTGAGCAAGGTTACGGCGAGGACAACGAAGAGCAGGAAGAAGGGCTGCAATGCATCGCGGTGCCAGTGTTCGAGCGGTTCGGGCGCGTGATCGCAGGGCTTTCGATTTCGTTTCCGAGCATGCGTTGCGGCGCCGATACGAAAGCGCATTATGTCGCGTTGCTAAAAGAGGCTGGGCGTGCGATTTCGGCACAACTGGGCTATCAGGACAGTGTTCGCGCACCGGATTGAGCATTGTGCAGGGTCCGTACGGTCACGCGCGCGCCTTAAAGTTGGGCTAACGTGGCGTCGCCCGCGTCGCTGCGGTGCATTGCGCAGCAGCGTACACTTCCTTGCAACTCGTCGGACGCAGTTAGGTCAATGGACGGTAGATTGATACGAACCGCACGGCGAACAGCGAGCCGACGGTTTTGTGCAGGAACGTCGTGTAAATATGCAAGGGTGGTGAAGGTCGTACAGTCTATTCGCTGTCGGCGCTGGCGCGGTGCAAGTGCCTGACAAGACCACGTCAGAATGCATAAACAGCTGAACAACAGCTGCTTTTTAGGTAACAACGCAAAAATGAACGGTGCATTAAGGCTCGATCAGGCGACGATCGTGCTTGTGGAAGACGACCCGCAGAATCGCGAGTCGCTCAAGAGTTTGCTGGAGTCCGAAGGCGCGCATGTGGTGGCGGTGTCGGATGCGGAGGAGGGAGTCGAAGCGGCGGTGCGTGTGATGCCCGACGCTGTCGTATGCGACATCGACTTGCCTGCGATGGACGGGTTCTATCTGATCCAGCGGTTACGCGATCACGAGATTCGCGGTGATCACGCGCCCGCGGTGGCGATTGCAATTACCGGCCATACCGACGAAGCCTACCGCTTGCGCAGCATTGGCGAGGGATTCCAACATTTCATGACGAAGCCGGCCCGTCCCGAGACGCTGGTGACGCTGTTGCACGACGCGATCGGCGCGCGTGCGGCGGGTTAGCTAGCGGACCGCAAGGCGCGCGCGTTTTCCACGCATTGCCACGCGCTTGCGACGCGTTCCCCACGCGTTTTGGCGCGTGCTCGCGCGCTTATTGCGTGATTTTGTGCCTGTTTTTGTGCCTGATTTCGTGCTGCGCGGATCGGCTGGCTTCAGTTGCCGGCGGCTTGCGCTGCCTGACATGCTGCGCACAGCCCCTTCAGCTCGATCTCTTCGCCCGCGAGACGGTAGCCTGCGTGCTCGACCTGCGCGATCAGCGCTTCGCGCAACTTCGGCTGATGCAGTTCAGCGACGCTGCCGCACTGCTGACACACCACGAGCATGCCGTGCTGGCATTGCGTCAGATCGTGGCAAACCGTGAATGCGTTGATCGACTCGATGCGGTGCACAAGCCCGGCCGCGAGCAGAAAATCCAGTGCGCGATACACCGTGGGCGGCGCCGAGCCAGGGTGAATCTGCCGCATGTCGTCGAGCAGCGAATAGGCTTTGGTCGCGCGCCCCGAGTTGAGCAACAGTTCGAGCACCTTGCGGCGGATCGGCGTGAGCTTTTCGCCGCGCTCGCGGCAATATTCGTCGGCAAGCGCGAGCGCCGCTTCGGCCGAAGCGGGATGGTGATGCCCGGTGTGCGCGGTATGCCCGGCGTGCCTGGTATGGGCGCGCGCGCGGACGGGCGCCGGTTTTTCGGCGACCGGCTTGTCGGCGGTCGCTAATGCCTTTGCGGTTTTCATGTGCAGATTATAAGGGGCCGGCGCGCGCGCGGATTCAGTCGAGTTTGACATCGAAGCCGCGCTGCACGGCGGGCCGCTCAAACATCATCCGATACCAGCGGTGCACGTTCGGGTAATCGGCGAGATCGACCTTATGGCGTTCGTGGCGCCACGCCCAGCCGAGAATCGCGAAATCCGCGACCGACAGATCGCCCGCCACATATTCGGTTTTGGCGAGGCGCGTGTCGAGCACCGAATAAAGCCGTCGCGTTTCCGCGGAAAAACGCTTGAATCCGTACGCGCGGTCGCTTTCCGATTGCAGCGCGGCGAAGTGATGCACCTGCCCCGGCATCGGTCCGAAACCGCCCATCTGCCACATCAGCCATTCGAGCACCGGTACGCGGTCGCGCAGGCTCTTCGGCAGGAATTTGCCGGTCTTTTCGCCGAGATAAAGCAGGATCGCGCCCGATTCGAACACACTGATCGGCTGCCCGTCCGGACCCTGCGGATCGACGATCGCCGGAATCTTGTTGTTCGGGCTGATGCGTAGGAATTCTTCCTGGAATTGCGCCTTGTTGCCGATGTCGATCGGCTTGACCGTGTATGGCAGTTCCATTTCCTCGAGCGCGACGCTGATCTTGCGTCCGTTCGGCGTGGCCCAGGCGTAGAGCGTGATTGTCATATCGTGGTGAGGCGGAAGCGATTCGATGTGTGGCCGATATGCGCGTGCTGTTATCTCGGGCACGCGCGGCGGCGCGTCACATCGTCATCAGGTGAGGGGGAAATCGATGTATTTGCGGAAACCCGAGCGTGCCGCGAGGCGCGAGTACCAGCGTTCGAGATTCGGCAGCGACGGCCGCTCGACACCTTCGAGGCCGAACCAGCGCTTCGCGTACGAACCGATCACGATGTCGGCGAGCGTGAATTTCTCGCCTTCGATATAGAAATGCTTTTGCAATTGCGCATCGAGCATCTTCCACAGGGCGCCGACCGCGGTGACGTCAGCGGCAAGCTTCGCGGTGTCGCGCTGTTCGGCCGGCGTGCGCACCACGGTGAGAAACACGGGCCGTTCGGCGGGCACGAGCATCGCGAGTGTCCAGTCCAGCCAGCGGTCGACGCTCGCGCGCGCTTTCGGGTCGTTCGGATAGAGGCTGCTCGTTGCGCCGTATTGCATCGCAAGATAGCGAAGAATGGCATGCGATTCCCACAGCACGTAGTCGCCGTCGATGAGGGTCGGAATACGGCCAGTCGGATTCATCGCGAGATAGTCGGGCGTGTCGTTGCGCCCGAATTGCAGGCCTGCATCGATGCGGTCGTACGGCAGCACGAGCTCGTCGCAGCACCACAAAACTTTCTGAACATTGACGGAATTGCTGCGTCCCCAGATTGTAATCACCGGCAAAATCCCTCTGCATGACAGGTTGGCAAGCCGCCCACACGCGCGGCGTTCAACGGTTAACGATACACGAAGCCGAATCATCCGACCGAAGGTCAAAATGGCCCGCCGCGTGTTCACCGTCGCGTTGGCAGTGCGACGCCGCTGCGTGCGCGCAGCGCTTTTGCCATGCGCATGACGTGCCTGGGTGGGGCTTGCGCGGTGGCTGTGCGGCGCTTGTGCCGGGCCTTTCCGGCATTGTCATCATAGGCATTGCGTACAATGAGCGGTCGCTGCGAAAGCCGCATCGACAACGCTTCACTTCTTTCTTCAACCGGTACACGCGTCACTGACCACGAGGCATTGCATGGCCCGCATCGTTCCCGACGACTGGAAGCACGTTGCCGCCGCCGGCGCCGCCGCGCGCGAAATCGAAACGCTGAGGCTGCTCGAAGAGGCGCTGCCGGCCGGCTACACGGTTTATCACGGCGTGCACTGGACGCGCGTCAACCAGGGCTTTTCGGTGTTCGGCGAAGCCGACTTCGTGATCGTCGCGCCGTCGGGGCGCGTGATGATCGTCGAACAGAAAACGGGCTTCCTGCGCGAAACGCCGAAGGGGCTCGTCAAGGCGTATCTGCAGACCGAACGCAATGTGGCGATCGCGCTGGCGCGTACGATCGAAGGCTTGCATCGGCGTTTCACCGCGGCCTTCGGCGCGGGCACCTACTTCATCGAGGAATTGCTGTACTGCCCCGATCATGCGGTAAAAGATGCGGCGATTGCCGGCGTCGACCCGGCGCGTATCGTCGACGCGACGCGCAAGGACCGGCTCGCGGCGATCATCCGCGAAGCGCTGCCTGCCGACGAGCCGCGTTTGCCATGCGCGGCAAAGATCCATCATTTCCTGTCCGACGAACTGTCGCTGACGCCCGATGCGAGCGCGCTGGTCGGCCAGGCGGGCACGCTCGTCACGCGGCTCGCGGGCGGCCTCGCAACATGGGCGCGGCGGCTGGAGTTCACGCCGTTTCGTCTGCGCGTGATCGGCACGGCCGGCTCGGGCAAGACGCAGCTCGCGGTGCAGGTGATGAACGACGCGGTCGCGCGCGGCCAGCGGCCGCTTTACGTGTGCTTCAACCGGCCGCTTGCCGATCACATTGCTCGCGTCGCGCCGCCCGAGGCGAAGGTCGCGAACTATCACCAGTTATGCGACTGGATCGCGCGCGACGCGGGCCGCGCGCCGGACTTCGCCGCGCCGGACGTCTTTGCGCAACTCGAAGCGGTCTTCGCGCAGACGCCGATCGACGCGCGCTGGCAATACGATGTGCTGATCGTCGACGAAGGGCAGGACTTCCGCGAAGCGTGGGTGCCGGCGCTCGAGCGCGTGCTGCGGCCGGGCGGCGCGTGGTGGTGGCTCGAAGATCCGCTGCAGAACCTGTATATGCGCGAGCCGGTCGCGCTGCCGGGCTGGACCGTGCTGAAGGAATCGACGAATTACCGCAGTCCGCGCGACATTCTCGACTATCTTCGCGACGTGGTCGGCGCATCGGTGCCGCACGCGGCGGAGCTGACCGCCGCGAGTCCGTTCGACGGCTCCGACATCGCGCTATCGACCTACGACGAAGCGCAAGCCGCCGACAGCTGTGTCGACGCGACCAAGCGCGCGATCACCCAGGCGCTTTCGCTCGGTTTTCGCAAGCAGGACATCGTCGTGCTGTCGTTTCGCGGACGCGAAGGCTCGGTGCTCGCGTCGCTCGATCAGCTGGGGCCGCACCGCGTGCGCAGCTTTACCGGCAAATACGATCTGTTCGGCAGCCCCGAGTACCGCGATGGCGACGTGCTGCTCGAATCGATCTATCGCTTCAAGGGGCAGGCCGCGCCGTGCGTGATTCTCTCGGAAGTCGACTTCGACGCGTTCGACGAACGCAGTGCGAGAAAGCTTTTCGTCGGCGCGACGCGCGCGACCATGAAGCTGATCGTCGTCGCGTCGCAGCGTGCCGCGCGGTATCTGCAGTTAGGCGCGGGTGGAGCAGGCGAAGCCGGGGAGACGGCCGCGCTCAACCCCAGCGCGACGCATTGACGAGCGTGCCCGAACGCGTCTGCGCGTCCCACCAGATGACGCGCAAGAGCGGCGCCGCCTGCGCGATGCGCAGCGCCTGTACCGGATCGCTTTCGATGAAATGCGTGACGCCGCAGCGCAACGCGGCGGCCGCCTTGTGCGCGGCGGCGCCGAGCGGCGTTTCGTCGTGCTTGTCGGGCACCCGCATCACGAGTTCGAGATGCCCGAAGCCATGGCGTTCGAGCCACGCACGCGTGCGTTCGAGGTCCGTCTGGGGCCGGCCTGTGATGACCGCGCGGACGTGCTGCAGGTCGATGCCGGGCAGCGCCTCGTACGGTTGCAGCGCATCGCGTTCGGCCAGCGCTGCGGCCAGGTCCGCGTCGTAGCGCGTGACCGGCACATCGGGCAGCAGAATGCCGTCGAGGTCGATTGCGTAGGACGCGTACTCGTGGTCATGCGACATCGTCTTCGCGGCGCCGGCTTCGACCTGCAGCCAGTCCTCGCGATAACCCTCGGTGTACGCCTGGCGCTCCCACGGAAACAGCGCGAAATAGCCGCTCGCATCGTTCGCGAAGTCGGGGCGGATGCGGCTCAGTTCGTCGAAGGCGCCTGTCAGCGTCTTGACGACGAGTCCATGCTGTTCGAGAAAAGCGATGCAGTCGACGAGCGTAAAGCCGCGGCCCGCAATGTCTTCGCATAACAGCACTTTCGAACCGGGCGCCGGCAGCGGCAGCGACGAATCCCACGTGACGTGGCGCGCGCGGCGGTCGTAGCTGAGGAACGCGACGGGCACGCCGACACTGTGCGACGCCATCAGCGCGAGGGGCGCGCCGCCGCGCAGGATGCCGATGGCGGCTGAAAACCCTTCTGCCAGCAAGGCTGGCTGCAACGATTCGATCCAGTGGTCGAGCTTTTCGTAAGTGAGCGGAAGAACGGGCTTTTTCATGGGCTGGCGTTCGGTTACGTTCAATGGCGCGAATTGACGTTGGAAGAGGGCCGATGGGTCGATACGCGTGAGCCGCCGGCGTGACGGCTTTTTCGGGATGGAGGCGATATTATGCATGCGGTTCACCGAATGCGCGCTTCGGATCGCGCTTCGCATGGGACGAGGCGTACGGTGAATCACCACAAACAACGGAAAAGAACAGGCCAGGTCATGCGGGAACAGGAAGGGAAATTGCGCGGGATTTTGCGCGGCTCAGCGGGCAACGCGGGGTACAACGCAGAGGACAGGACAGTGCGGCATTCGCGCAGCCGGGGGTTCACTGCAATACGTCACAAGCTGACATTTGCGATACTCGGATGCTGCGCGGCCGCGGCGGCCCATGCGACGCCGATGGCGCTCGATGTCACGGGCAAGATTTCCAATACGACGGATAGCGCGCACCGCGTGTTTCACTTTTCGGAAGCGCAGATTCTCGCGATGCCCGCGCACTCGATTTCGACCTCGACCTCATGGACGCCGAAATCGACCTTCACGGGCCCGTTGCTCGCGGATATCCTGAAAGAGGTGGGTGCGTACGGCGAGCGCATCGAAGTCCACACCTACGACGACTACACGTACACGTTACCGGTGTCGGACACCGATCGTTATGGTGTGATCGTCGCGTATAGCATGAACGGCAAGCGGCTCAAAATCAGCGATTTCGGACCGCTCTTCCTCATTTATCCGCGTGACGCGTACCCGGCGGAACTGACCGGCGCGGCTACGGATGCGAAATTCGTATGGCAGATCAAGGCTTTGATCATCAAGTGACGGGGCGGCCGGAGACGCAACGGCCGTCGATGCAGCCGGACTCAGCGCAGCCGTCGCCGCAGGCGTCGACACGCCGCGCGTCGCATCCGTGGCGGCGGCGCATCGTCTATGTGCTGATCTGGCTGACGGCGCTTGCCGCGCCGACCGCCGCGATCGGCTACCTGCTCTATGCGACGCTGCTGAGCCCGCGCGTGACACAGCTCGCGGAATCGTACGACGGCGTCTACTGGGACGCCGCGCAGCTGCAGATCGCCTATGCGCGGCTCGAAAGCCAGCTGCTGCAATACGAAACCGGCATCGACGGCGACTACGCGCAATTGAGGCTGCAATACCACGTGCTGCAGTCGAAGCTGCGCGTGATGGCCGGTTCGACGCGCCAGCTCGCCGCGCGCCAGCTTGCCGGGAAGGCGGCGCACACCGAAGAACAGCAGCGTGAGATCCAGACCCTGACCGACATGCTCGCCGCGCTCGAACCGACGCTCGATGCGTTGCCGCGCGACCCGATGCTCGCCGACAAGATCGTGCTCGAGCTGCGCCGCCATTGGGAAGAGATCAACCATCTCGCGCTGTCGCGCCGTACCTCGGAGGTGGCCAACCGCACGGCACTCAATACCGATTTTGTGGCGAAGCGGCGCATGCTGTTCGCGGCCGGTCTGGTGCTGCTGTTGCTGTCGGCGGCGGCGAGCGTGCAGCTCGTGGTCAACGCGCGGCGGCGCACGAAGCTCATCAGGCAGCAGCGCGCCGCGCTCGACGCCGAGCATCAGGCCACGCGCGCCGCGCGCGAAGCAAGCCTCGCGAAGGACGCGTTTCTCGGCATGATCAGCCACGAGCTGCGCACGCCGTTGCACGCGATCGTGTCGTCGATCGAACTGCTCGGTTTCAACTTCCACTCCGAGGCCGATCGCAAGGTGATCCGCCGTCTCGAAGTGGCCGCGCGCCAGCTCGAAACGCAGATGAAGGATCTGACCGACTACGCGCGCCTCGGCGCGGGCAAGCTCGAACTGCGCGACGAGCAGTTCGATCCGCGCGACCTGCTTGCGTCGGTCGTCGACGAAAGCGAGCCGGCCGCGAACGCGCGTGGTCTTGCGTTCGCGAGCAGCGCCGGCGGGGCCGTGGGCCTCGTCGAGTCGGACCCGCACCGGATTCGCCAGATCGTCACCAATCTTGTGACGAATGCGATCCGCTACACCGAAAAGGGCACGGTGACGCTGCGTTTCGAGCAGCGCAGCGACGCGCTCGTGATCGTGGTCGGCGATACCGGGCCCGGTGTGCCGAGTGCGCAGATTCCATTGATCTTCAAGGAGTTCACGCGCCTCGATGAATCGCGCGCGCGACGCTTCGACGGCGCGGGGATGGGGCTCGCGATCGTGCAGGGGCTCGTCGATCTGTTCGGCGGCGAGCTAGTAGTCGATAGCCGCGTGGGCCTCGGCTCGACCTTTACCGTCACGATTCCGGTGAAGCCGGTCGCGCCGCCGGCCGCGGCAAGCATCGCCGCGCGTGCGCAGCGGCGCACCGCGCGACCGCGCGTGCTGGTGGTGGACGATAACCAGCTCGTGCGCGAATCGCTATGCGAGATGGTCGAGCATATGGGATACGAAGGCGCGGCGGTCGGCGGCGTGGATGCGGCCTTCGCGTGGCTCGAGACGCAGCAGTGCGAACTGATCCTGCTCGACCTGCAGATGCCGGGCAAGGACGGCTATGCGTTCATCGGTGCATTCAATGCGGACGATGCGCGTGCGCGCAGCGTGCCGGTGATCGCTGTAACCGCTTACGCGCCTGAATTGCAGACGCACGGCGCCGCCCATCTTTTCTTCGACTGTCTGACGAAGCCCGTGCACTACGATGTGCTGCACGCCGCCGTGCATCGCGCGCTCGCCGCGCAAGGCAGTACGGCGGGCGGGGCGGCCACGGTGGCGTAACGTCAGCAGTGTCAGTCTCGCCGGGCTGCGATGGCGTAACGGCTAGCGCCGCAGCCGCTTCGACAGATCGGCCACCAGAATCGCCATCCGTGCAGGCTTCTCATAGCACGCGACATCGCATGCGCGCACGATCTCGCTGATGTCGGACTCGCTGGCCTTGCCCGTCAGCAGTTCACCGGTCAGCACGAAGATCGGCGCATCCGGGTTTTCCGACGCGCGCACCGCGCGAATCGCGTTGGCCGAAGTCTGATCGCCGAACAGCCAGTCGATCACGACGCCATCGAATACTTGTGTCTGCAACGATTCGTTGAACGCCGCGAGGCCGTAGATCGCGACGGCCGCGAAGCCGTTGCGCTCGAGGTAGTCGCGCAGATTGTCCGCCGAGACGTGGTCGTCGTCGACCACCGCGATCAG
The genomic region above belongs to Paraburkholderia edwinii and contains:
- a CDS encoding ATP-binding domain-containing protein; its protein translation is MARIVPDDWKHVAAAGAAAREIETLRLLEEALPAGYTVYHGVHWTRVNQGFSVFGEADFVIVAPSGRVMIVEQKTGFLRETPKGLVKAYLQTERNVAIALARTIEGLHRRFTAAFGAGTYFIEELLYCPDHAVKDAAIAGVDPARIVDATRKDRLAAIIREALPADEPRLPCAAKIHHFLSDELSLTPDASALVGQAGTLVTRLAGGLATWARRLEFTPFRLRVIGTAGSGKTQLAVQVMNDAVARGQRPLYVCFNRPLADHIARVAPPEAKVANYHQLCDWIARDAGRAPDFAAPDVFAQLEAVFAQTPIDARWQYDVLIVDEGQDFREAWVPALERVLRPGGAWWWLEDPLQNLYMREPVALPGWTVLKESTNYRSPRDILDYLRDVVGASVPHAAELTAASPFDGSDIALSTYDEAQAADSCVDATKRAITQALSLGFRKQDIVVLSFRGREGSVLASLDQLGPHRVRSFTGKYDLFGSPEYRDGDVLLESIYRFKGQAAPCVILSEVDFDAFDERSARKLFVGATRATMKLIVVASQRAARYLQLGAGGAGEAGETAALNPSATH
- a CDS encoding phosphoribosyltransferase produces the protein MKKPVLPLTYEKLDHWIESLQPALLAEGFSAAIGILRGGAPLALMASHSVGVPVAFLSYDRRARHVTWDSSLPLPAPGSKVLLCEDIAGRGFTLVDCIAFLEQHGLVVKTLTGAFDELSRIRPDFANDASGYFALFPWERQAYTEGYREDWLQVEAGAAKTMSHDHEYASYAIDLDGILLPDVPVTRYDADLAAALAERDALQPYEALPGIDLQHVRAVITGRPQTDLERTRAWLERHGFGHLELVMRVPDKHDETPLGAAAHKAAAALRCGVTHFIESDPVQALRIAQAAPLLRVIWWDAQTRSGTLVNASRWG
- a CDS encoding molybdopterin-dependent oxidoreductase, whose protein sequence is MALDVTGKISNTTDSAHRVFHFSEAQILAMPAHSISTSTSWTPKSTFTGPLLADILKEVGAYGERIEVHTYDDYTYTLPVSDTDRYGVIVAYSMNGKRLKISDFGPLFLIYPRDAYPAELTGAATDAKFVWQIKALIIK
- a CDS encoding ATP-binding response regulator — encoded protein: MQPDSAQPSPQASTRRASHPWRRRIVYVLIWLTALAAPTAAIGYLLYATLLSPRVTQLAESYDGVYWDAAQLQIAYARLESQLLQYETGIDGDYAQLRLQYHVLQSKLRVMAGSTRQLAARQLAGKAAHTEEQQREIQTLTDMLAALEPTLDALPRDPMLADKIVLELRRHWEEINHLALSRRTSEVANRTALNTDFVAKRRMLFAAGLVLLLLSAAASVQLVVNARRRTKLIRQQRAALDAEHQATRAAREASLAKDAFLGMISHELRTPLHAIVSSIELLGFNFHSEADRKVIRRLEVAARQLETQMKDLTDYARLGAGKLELRDEQFDPRDLLASVVDESEPAANARGLAFASSAGGAVGLVESDPHRIRQIVTNLVTNAIRYTEKGTVTLRFEQRSDALVIVVGDTGPGVPSAQIPLIFKEFTRLDESRARRFDGAGMGLAIVQGLVDLFGGELVVDSRVGLGSTFTVTIPVKPVAPPAAASIAARAQRRTARPRVLVVDDNQLVRESLCEMVEHMGYEGAAVGGVDAAFAWLETQQCELILLDLQMPGKDGYAFIGAFNADDARARSVPVIAVTAYAPELQTHGAAHLFFDCLTKPVHYDVLHAAVHRALAAQGSTAGGAATVA